Within the Streptomyces sp. YIM 121038 genome, the region GACAACGGCGCGGGCAAGTCGACCCTCATCAAGATCGTCGCGGGCCTGCACCGGCACGACGCGGGCACCTTCCGCATCGAGGGCGAGGAGACCCGGCTCGCCAGCCCCCGCGAGGCCCTGGACCGCGGCATCGCCACCGTCTACCAGGACCTGGCGGTCGTCCCGCTCATGCCGGTGTGGCGGAACTTCTTCCTCGGCTCCGAGCCCACCAAGGGCACCGGGCCGTTCAAGCGCCTGGACGTGGAGTTCATGCGCAGGACCACCCACGCCGAGCTCCTTCGCATGGGCATCGACCTGCGCGACGTCGACCAGCCGATCGGCACCCTCTCCGGCGGCGAGCGCCAGTGCGTGGCGATCGCCCGCGCCGTCTACTTCGGCGCGAAGGTCCTCGTCCTGGACGAGCCGACGGCGGCGCTCGGCGTGAAGCAGTCCGGCGTCGTCCTGAAGTACGTGGCCGCGGCGCGGGACGCGGGGCTCGGCGTGGTCCTGATCACCCACAACCCCCACCACGCCTACCTCGTCGGCGACCGCTTCGTCCTCCTCAAGCGCGGCCGGATGTCCGGCTCCTACACGCGAGCCGACATCACCCTCGACGAGCTGACCCGCCAGATGGCCGGGGGCTCCGAGCTCGACGACCTCCGCCACGAACTGGAACGCACCCCGGGGAACACCGCCCCCTAAGGGGCGCGGGGAACTGCGCGCTCAGCCGGCGAAGAGCCGCAGACGCATCTGCCGAGTACCGAGCAGACGCGTCTGCGGCTTTTTCGTGGCCGGTCGCGCAGTTCCCCGCGCCCCTGGAAGGGGCACCTCCCGCCAGCCCGGGCGGGAAGCCCGGGGCGGCCGCGCCCCGGGTCCCCGTTGTGCGCGCCCCCGCGAGCGTGAGGCAGAATCGGCGCGATGAGCACCTACCGCGACCTCACGCACCGCGGCTCCGCCCGAGCCACCGTTCTGCGGACCGTGGGCACGCGTGAGCGCCGTTCGCACCTGACGGCCCCCCGCGTCCCCACGGTCGGCATCGACATCGGCGGCACCAAGGTGATGGCGGGCGTCGTGGACGCCGACGGCAACATCCTGGAGACCCTGCGCACCGAGACGCCGGACAAGTCCAAGAGCCCCAAGGTCGTCGAGGACACCATCGTCGAGCTGGTCCTCGACCTGTCCGACCGGCACGACGTGCACGCCGTCGGCATCGGCGCCGCGGGCTGGGTCGACGCGGACCGCAACCGCGTCCTGTTCGCCCCGCACCTGTCCTGGCGCAACGAACCCCTCCGGGACCGCATCTCCGGCCGTCTCGCGGTGCCCGTCATGGTGGACAACGACGCGAACACCGCCGCCTGGGCCGAGTGGCGCTTCGGCGCGGGCCGCGGCGAGGACCATCTGGTCATGATCACCCTGGGCACCGGCATCGGCGGCGCGATCCTGGAGGACGGCCAGGTCAAGCGGGGCAAGTTCGGGGTCGCGGGCGAGTTCGGCCATATGCAGGTCGTGCCCGGCGGACACCGCTGCCCGTGCGGCAACCGCGGCTGCTGGGAGCAGTACAGCTCCGGCAACGCGCTCGTCCGCGAGGCCCGCGAGCTGGCCGCCGCCGACTCGCCGGTCGCGTACGGGATCATCGAGCGCGTCAAGGGCAACGTCCCCGACATCACCGGGCCCCTCATCACCGAGCTGGCCCGCGAGGGCGACGCCATGTGCGTCGAGCTGCTCCAGGACATCGGCCAGTGGCTCGGCGTCGGCATCGCGAACCTCGCCGCGGCCCTCGACCCGTCCTGCTTCGTCATCGGCGGCGGCGTCAGCGCCGCCGACGACCTGCTCATCGGCCCCGCCCGCGACGCCTTCCGCCGCCACCTGACCGGGCGCGGTTACCGCCCCGAGGCCCGCATCGCCCGCGCCCAGCTCGGCCCCGAAGCCGGCATGGTCGGCGCCGCCGACCTGGCCCGGCTCGTCGCCCGCCGCTTCCGCCGCGCCAACCGCCGCCGCGTCGAGCGCTACGAACGCTACGAGCGCTACGCCGAGGCCCGCCGCGCCAACGACCGCACCGCCCAGGGAAGCCAGTAGATGACCGTCCCCCGCCAGCCCTCGTCCCCGGACCTGCCCGGCCCCGCGGAGCCGGAGCCCCGCCCCGAGGACCGCCGCCACATGCTCCGCCGCCGCTGGCTCACCGCGACGATCATCGTGCTGCTCATCGGCGTGCCCGCGGTCTATCTGCTGATCTCCGCGAACCAGTCCCGCGACAGCGGCCGCGACAAGGAGAAGAAGTACTCCGCGACCGGCCTCACCGCGGGCTGGCCCTCCAAGGTCCAGCGCCGCCTGTACGACGTGTCGGTGCCGCCGTACTCGGCGGAGGTCGCCTACTACGAGACGAACAACTGGCGCACCAGCCGGCTGTACGTCCAGTTCCTCACCAGCAACGAAGGCCTGGAGAAGTTCCTCAAGGAGACCGGCACCAGCGCGAGCAAGCTGAAGAAGGACGACATCACCATCAGCAAGCGCGACCAGAACGTCGTCGGCTGGGAGTTCACCGGCCCCGGCCCCTGGTGGGGCGTGACCCACGACCAGGACAACCCGGCGCCCACCCAGGACATCGTGGTGAGCCGCGCCAACCCGAAGCACCCGATGGTCTACGTGGTCTCCGCGACGACGCCCTAGGGGCACGTCAAGGGCAGGAGAAGGACAGGAAGAGGCCGTGGCGGGTTCCGCCGCGGCCTCGTAGCATGGCGCCGTGATCCTCGGCCGCGGCAGCTTCGTCCCCGGTGCCCACCGGGCCCGTGCGCTGCCTTCGCGCGGCTGTTGTTGATCCTTCAGCACACCCCCGCCGAGCACGTCCCGTACGCCGTGTGACCTTCGTCCGGCGTACGCGCCGTGCCGCACCCCTCCTGTCACCCCGCCCTGTCACGCCGCGCGGAAGGCCGCCCCCATGACGCTGCCCCACCCCTCCCCGACCGAAGCCGACCACGACCGGCGCAGGCTGCGCCAGTGGCTCGCGGGCCAGGCCCGCGCCGACGGCGTGGCCCGCCGCGACCTGCTGCGCCTCGCGGCAGCCGCGGGCCTCGCGGCCGCCGTGCCGGGCGTCTGGAGCGCCCCGCGCGCCCACGCCGCCACCGCGCCGGGCATCGTCAAGGCGCTGCCCGCCGAGGTGTTCACGCCGCGCGGCACGAACGCCGAGACCAGGTTCGAGGCCCTCGCGGAGACGGGCCACCTCACCCCCGCGTCCCACTTCTTCGTCCGCAACCACACCGCCACGCCCCAACTCGCCGCCGACGGCTGGAAGCTCACCGTCTGGGGCGACGGACTCACCGGCGGCCCACGGGAGTTCACCCTCGCCGACCTCCACCGGCTGCCGTCGACGACCCGCAGCGCGTTCGTCGAGTGCGCGGGCAACGGCCGCAGCCTGTTCACCGTCCAGCAGGGCCAGCAGGTCTCCGGCACGGCCTGGACGCTCGGCGCCATCGGCCAGGCGCGCTGGCGCGGCGTGCGCCTCGCCGACGTGCTGCGCGAGGCGGGCCTCGCGCGTAACGCCGTGGACGTCATGCCCCGCGGCCTCGACAGCGACTACGTGACGGCGGACGGCACGAACCTCGGCCGGGTGCGCCGCCCGCTGCCCCTCGCCAAGGCCCTGGACGACGTACTCCTCGCGTACGAGATGAACGGCGAGCCGCTGCCCGCCGACCACGGCCACCCGGTGCGGGTCGTCGTGCCCTCGTGGATCGGCATCGCGTCCATCAAGTGGGTGGGCGACATCGAGGTCTCGGCGACCCCGCTCTACTCGCCCTGGAACACCGACTTCTACCGCCTGTTCGGCCCCGGCCACCCGCCGGAGGGCTCCGCGCCGCTCACCCGCCAGACCCTCAAGTCCGCCTTCGAGCTGCCCTGGAACGCGCCGCTGGCCGCGGGCACCCGGCACCGCCTCACCGGCCGCGCCTGGTCCGGCGCGGCGGCCGTCGCCCGCGTCGACGTCAGCACCGACGGCGGCGCCACCTGGCACCCGGCCCGGCTGCGCGACGAGCCGCGCCGCGGCTCCTGGGTGCGCTGGAGCACGACCTGGCGCCCGCGCGCCACGGGGCCGGCCACGCTGCTCGCCCGCGCCACCGACGCGACGGGCCGCACCCAGCCGCCCACGACGCCGCACAACACCCAGGGGTACCTGTTCGACGCCGTCGTACGGCACCCGGTGACGGTGGTGTGAGAACCGTCAGCCCTGTTGGCCCGCACCCCGCCTCTCGTACGCCGCCACGGCCACCGCCAGGTCCTGCCACGCCATCCCCGCCGACTTGAACAGGCGCGGCCTGTCCGGCGTGACCGGCACCTCGCCGCGCACCAACTCGCCGAGCGTGCGCAGCCCTTGCGGGTCGAAGGCGCGGGCGGCCACGGCCTGCACGAGGTCGCCGCACTCGCGCAGCGCCACGGCCCGGGCCTCGGCGACGACCGTGGCCCGGCCCACGAGGTGCTCGTCCACCTCGCGCGCGTCGGGCTCGTGCGAGCCGACCGCCGCGACGGCCGCGTGCGGCGCGAGCAGTGCGCTGTCGAACAGCGGCTCGCGCGCCGTCGTGCAGCAGCACACCACGTCGGCGTGCGCGACGTCCTCGGGCGTCGCGGCCGCCGCCGTGAGCCCCGCGCCCCGGCAGCGCTCCACGAACGCCGCGCGCCGCCCCGGGTCCCGGCCCACCACGTCCACGTGCGCGAGCCCGGGCCGCACCGCCCGCACCGCCTCCACGTGCCCCCACGCCTGCGGCCCCGTCCCGAACACCAGCAGCCGCCGGGCCCCCGGCACGGCCAGGTGCCGCAGCGCCGCTCCCGACACGGCGGGCGTGCGCAGCGACGTCAGCGCGATGCCGTCGAGCAGGGCCAGCGGAGTGTGGGTCGTCCCGTCGAGGAGGAGGTAGAGGCCCTGGACGCGCGGCAGCCCGCGCGCGGGGTTGTCCGGCGTGACGGAGGCGACCTTCACGCCCGCGTACGCCGTCGTGGCCGAGGGCATCAGGAGCAGCTGCCCACCCGGCACCCCGACCACGGCCCGGGCGGGCTCCGCCTCCGGGTCGAGGCCGCCCCCGGCGAGCGCGGCCTCGACGGCGTCGACGGCGACGGCCATGGGAACGAGCCGGGCGACGGCGTCGGCGCCGATGTGAAGGAGAGGATTTCCTGAAGGTTCTGGGGAGACGGGTAGCGGATTCATCCCATGACCCTCACCGATGCCGACGCCCCCGAAACACCGCACTGGACCGGGCAACGGCCCCCTGAGGGGCGCGGGGAACTGCGCGACCAGCCACAACAGTCCCGCAGACGCGCAAGCACAGCCACCGGGCAGACGAGAGGGCGGCCTCCCACCGGCAAGGAGGACACCGGCGCGGAGGCCCGGTCCAGACGATGCCCCCGTCACTCGACGCCGAAGGCGACTGGCTAGCGTGGAGCGGGTGAGTGAGACGAAGAACCCCGCCCTCCAGTTCCGCTTCGACGGTCCGGACGACGCTCCGGTACTGGTCCTCGGGCCGTCGCTCGGGACGACGTGGCACATGTGGGACCGGCAGGTGCCCGAGCTGAGCAAGCACTGGCGGGTGCTCCGCTTCGACATGCCCGGACACGGCGGCGCCCCCGCCCGCCCCGTGGACTCCGTCGGTGAGCTCGCCGCCGGCGTGCTGGCCACGCTCGACGAGGTGGGCGTGCAGCGCTTCGGCTACGCGGGCTGCTCGCTCGGCGGCGCCATCGGCGCGGAACTGGCCCTCAGGAACCCGCAGCGGGTCGCCTCGCTCGCGCTGATCGCCACCTCGCCGCGGTTCGGCACCGCCGACGAGTGGCGCCAGCGCGGCGTGATCGTCCGCACCAACGGCCTCGACCCCGTCGCCAGGACCTCGCCCGAGCGCTGGTTCACGGCCGGCTTCGCCGCCGCCCAGCCCGCCATCACCGACTGGGCCGTACAGATGGTGCGCACCACCGACCCCGGCTGCTACATCGCCGCCTGCGAGGCGCTCGCCGCCTTCGACGTCCGTGGCGAGCTCGGCAGCATAGGAGTGCCCACACTGGTCCTCGTCGGCTCCGAGGACCAGGTGACCGGCCAGGGCGAGGCCCGCACGCTCGTCGCGGGCATCCCCGACGCCCGCCTCGCCGTGGTGCCCGGCGCCTCCCACCTCGCGCCCGTCGAGCAGCCCGCCGCGGTCACCGATCTGCTCGTCCGCCACTTCGGCAGCGCCTGGCAGGCCGCGCCGGACATCGGCGCGACCGGACAGCACGCGATCGCGGCGCCGCCCGTCAAGCCCGTGCTCGCCCCGCCGCCCGCCGCGCCCCCGGCGGAGATCGCGCCCGTGGAGCGGCCCGAGGAGCAGGCCGCGCGCCCCGACGCGTACGCCACGGGCATGAAGGTGCGCCGCGAGGTCCTCGGGGACGCGCACGTCGACCAGGCCCTGGCCGCGGCCGACGGGTTCGCCGAGGACTTCCAGGAGCTCGTCACGCGCTACGCCTGGGGCGAGGTCTGGAGCCGCCCCGGCCTCGACCGGCGCACCCGCAGCTGCGTCACGCTCACGGCCCTCGTCGCGGGCGGCCACCTGGAGGAGCTGGCCTTCCACGTCCGCGCCGCGCTGCGCAACGGCCTGACCCCGCCCGACATCAAGGAGGTGCTCCTCCAGGCCGCCGTGTACTGCGGCGTGCCCGCGGCCAACAGCGCCTTCCGGGTCGCGCAGGCGGTCATCCGCGAGGAAACGACGCCCCAGGAGTAGCGCGGGACCCCGCGGCGAGCAGGATGGGGACCACCGAACGGAGAAGGGGAATCCATGACGAAGGCCACCGGCAGCACCGGCATGAAGCTCACCAAGCAGTCCCACGCGTGCGTACGCCTGGAGAAGGAGGGCCGGACGCTCGTCGTCGACCCCGGGGGGTTCAGCGAGGCCGACGCGGCCGTCGGCGCCGACGCGATCCTCGTCACCCACGAGCACCCCGACCACTTCGACGAGTCCCGCCTGCGCGCCGCCATGGAGGCGAACCCGGCCGCCGAGATCTGGACCCTGGCGGCCGTCGCCGACCGGATCGCGGCGGCCTTCCCCGGACGCGTGCACCGGGTCGGCCACGGCGACACCTTCACGGCCGCCGGGTTCGACGTCCAGGCCCACGGCGAGCTGCACGCCGTGATCCACCCCGACATCCCGCGCATCACCAACGTCGGCTACCTGGTGGACGGCTCCGTGTTCCACCCCGGCGACGCCCTCACCGTCCCCGAGCACCCCGTGGACACCCTCCTGGTCCCGGTGATGGCCCCCTGGAACAAGATCTCCGAGGTCATCGAGTACGTCCGCGAGGTCAAGCCGCAGCGCGCGTACGACGTCCACGACGCGCTGCTCACGGATCTGGCGCTGCCCATCTACGAGGGGCACATCGGCAGGCTCGGCGGCACCGAGCACACGCGGCTCGCGCCGGGCGAGTCCGCGCGGGTGTGACCGCCGCCGGGCCGCCCGCTGTCACACCCGGCAGGTAGGTTGTCCGTCATGCGCATCGCCACCTGGAACGTGAACTCGATCACCGCACGCCTTCCCCGTCTCCTGGCCTGGCTGGAGAAGAGCGGCACGGACGTCCTGTGCGTCCAGGAGACCAAGTGCACCGCGGAGCAGTTCCCCACCGAGGCCCTGCGCGAGCTGGGCTACGAGTCGGCGGTCAACGCCACCGGCCGGTGGAACGGCGTCGCGCTGCTCTCCCGCGTGGGCCTCGAGGACGTCACCACCGGCCTGCCCGGCGGCCCCGACTACGACGGCGCGCAGGAGCCCCGGTCCATCGCGGCCACCTGCGGCCCCCTGCGCGCCTGGTCGGTCTACGTGCCGAACGGCCGCGAGGTCGACCACGCCCACTACGCCTACAAGCTCCAGTGGTTCGAGGCCCTCAAGGCCGCCGTCACCGCCGACGCCGCGGGCCCGCGCCCCTTCGCCGTCCTCGGCGACTACAACGTCGCGCCGACGGACGACGACGTCTGGGACGTCGCCAGGTTCGAGGGCCTCACGCACGTCACCCCCGCCGAGCGCGCCGCCCTCGCGGCCCTCCGCGAGACCGGCCTGACGGACGTCGTCCCGCGCCCCCTCAAGTACGACCACCCCTTCACGTACTGGGACTACCGCGAGCTGGGCTTCCCCAAGAACAAGGGCATGCGCATCGACCTGGTGTACGGCAACGCCCCGTTCGCCAAGGCCGTGAGCGACGCCTATGTCGACCGCGAGGAGCGCAAGGGCAAGGGCGCGTCGGACCACGCCCCGGTGGTCGTGGACCTCGACCTCTAGCCCCGGAGCACCTCCAGGGGCACCGCCCGGGCCAGGGCGGCCAGGCCCGCGTCGCCGGGGTGCAGATGGTCGCCGCTGTCGTACTCCGGCAGCAGGCGCGAGGGAAGCGCCGGGTCGCGGAGCGCCGCGTCGAAGTCGAGCACGGCGTCGAAGCCCGCCCCGTCCCGCCGCAGCGCCGCGTTGACCGCGGCCCGCTCCGCGTCGACGGCCGCCGTGCACCGGGCCTCCCCGGCGCACGGCACCAGCGTCGCCGCGACGACCCGCAGCCCCCGCGCGCGGGCCCGCGCGGCGATCTCCCGCAGGCCGCCCAGGACCTCCGCCGCGGGCGCCTGGGCCCGCAGGTCGTTGATGCCCTGGAAGACGACCACGGTGCGCGCGGACGTCTGCGCGAGCACGTCGCGGTCGAGGCGGTGCAGCGCGCTGACGCCCCCGGTGTCGGTGGACACGCCGTCCCCGGGGTAGCGGTCGCCGACGACGCGGTTGGCGGAGACGCCCTGGTTGAGGACGCCGCGGCGCGGCGCCCCCGGCTCCTCCAGGAGCCGCCGCGCGAGCACGTCGGGCCACCGCCGGTTCGTGTCGGGCGTGGAGCCGACCCCGTCCGTGATGGAGTCGCCGAGCAGCACCACGGAGCCCGCCCCGCCCGCCACGTCGACCCCGGTGAGCAGCGGCCACACCCCCACCGTGGAGGTGTACGAGGCCCCCGCCCCGTCCGCGGCGTGATCGCCCGGCTCGCTCACGTACGAGGTCTGGAGGGCCTGGCTGTGCACGGGCGTCGCGGTCACCGTCCCCGGCAGATGGAAGCTGACCAGCAGATCCGCGCCCGCGGGCACCGCGAACCGCAGCGGGTCGCTGAACACCCGCGCCCCCGCCGGGATCTCGGCCCCCCGCGCCCCGTCGAACGTCAGCGCCGCGGGCGCGCCCCGCGCCCGTGCCCCAGCGTCCCGCACGGCGACGCTGGCGCTCCCGACGCGCACGGGCGCCCCCGCGAAGGTGTTGTCGAGCCGGATCCGCACCCGGGGCCCGCCCGCACTGGTGTGCACCACGAGCCGCACGGTCCGGTCCGCCCACGGGCCCACGGGCGCGTACCCGGCGGTGGACGCCGACCACGTCCCCGTCCACCCGGTGGCAAGGGAGCGCACCGACAGGGCGAAGACATGCAGGTCGGCCGCCCCGGGGTCGCGGGGCAGGCGCACCGACGCCACCTCGCGCCCGCGCGCGAGCGGCACGGTGACGACGTACAGCCGGGCCTTCTCGGCGCGTTGTCCGTCCGGCGCGTTGACGTGCGGCAGGGCGACGGACTTGGTGGCGAGCGGACCGGTGCGCCAGTCGGGGGCGGTCAGCCGGTACGCGGAGCGCGACCCGTCGCGGTAGCGCACGGTCCCGCTGCCCCGCGCGTCGCCGCCCGTCCCGGCCACCAGGAAGGCGAGCGCGTCGCCGCGTCCGCGCAGCCGCACCCACTGCCCGTCGGCCCGCACGTTGTCCGGCTCGCCCGCCCGGGTGTCCGGCCGGACGAGGTGCGCGCCCTCAACTCCCAGGACGCGCCCGGGAGTCCACCCGGCCGCCGCCAGGTCCGGCGCGGACAGCGAGGCGCCCGAGCCGTCGAAGTCCGCGTCGCCGGGCCGCGCGTCGTCGCTGATGGCGCGGTTGTCGAAGAGCCGCTCCAGGGGGAGCGGCCCGGATCCGTGCGGCGCGGCACCCGCCGCGCCCGCGGGGGCCGGAATCCCCAGGAGCGCGAGTACGACGGCGGCGGTGCCCCAGACGCGTCGGCGCACGACGGCCCCTTCCCGAGCCTCGGTGTTCCCGGTGTGACGGTGCACGCGCCCTGAAGCCGTGATGGTGGACGCGCCCTGAAGCTAAGGAGCCGTCAGACGCCAGTCAAGACAGCGGCCCGTGTCCGTCACCCCGGCCGCCGGTCCCCGAACCCCTTTGCCAGGATGGGCCCATGCATCTTTACGATGAGCGTCTGACTGTCCCGGTCGCATGGTGGTTCCTCGTCGTGCTCGGCGGCGGGCTCTTCGCCGGGCTGCTGCTGCCGTTCGGCCCCGTGGCCGCCGCGGTGGGTCTCCTCCTCGTCGTCGCCGTCTTCGGCCCGCTCGTGCACCGGTACGGCTCGGCGCGCATCGTCGTGACGCCGGGCACGCTCGTCGCGGGCGGCCGGGCGATCCCCGTGGACGAGCTCGGCCCGACCGAGATCCTGGACGCGGGGGAGGCCTTCGAGTGGCGCACCCGCAAGGCGAACGCGTACGCGCACCTGCTGCTGCGCAGCTATGTGCCGACCGCCCTGCGCGTGGAGCTGCGGGGCCCGCACCACACCGTGCCCTATCTCTACCTGTCCACGCGCCGTCCGATGAACCTGGCCACGATCCTCGCCTTCACGCGCCGCTGAGCCTCTACCCGCCGCCGGGCACCCCCGCGCCGACGGCACCCCGTACGGCACCGCCCCGGGCGCGACACGTACACCGGGTGCACCAAGCGGAGTGATTCGCCTGATTCCGTGATCAACTGCCGCAAGATACATTCCTTGGAATGCAAAGCCGCCGTCCGAACGCTCGGGCGCCCCACGGAGAGGCCGGTCATGAACATTCCGTTCCTGGACAAGTGGCGCAAGCGGCACGCGGATGGGGCGGGACTGAAGCTCGCCGCCGCCTTCGAGGCCGACCCGGAGGGGGTGGCCGAGCTGCTCTCGGAGTGTGAGCTGCTGCGCTCCCAGGCGGCGCGCGCCGGGCTCGAACTGGACGACACGCCCGCGTCGTTGGCGGCGCTCGACCAGCTCACGCCGCGCTGGCGGGAGGACCCGGAGACCCTGCCCTGGTTCGGCAACGACGCGGGCCTCTACCTCGGTACGGTCATCGTCCGCACCGTCCCCGGCGCCGTGTGGCACGTCCTGCCCGGCGGCACGCCCGTCGTCCGGCTCGTCTCGGGCCGGGAGCTCCAGGTGGTCGCCGCGGGCCTCGACTGGGCCGTCCAGGGCACCCCCGAGCTGTCCCAGATGTACGCCGAGACCTCCGAGACGTAGCCGGGGCGTGACCGGCGCATGACCAGCACATGGCCGAAACCCGGCTGGTCCGTGGCCGGACGGCGAACCTCCGGTCTCAAATACGGTTAATGCCCGTAAGTGCGTGTCGTCCCATAAGTCCAGTTTTGCCGTGGATAGTTTGCGCGGACCGACACAGCTGAGAGTGAGCAGGTCTGGGCATGGCCGTCGATCCGTTGATCGAGCTGCGTGATGTGAACAAGTACTACGGCGAGTTGCATGTCCTGCAGGACATCGACCTCACCGTCGGCAAGGGGGAGGTGGTCGTGGTCATCGGCCCGTCAGGGTCGGGCAAGTCGACGCTCTGTCGGACGATCAACCGTCTTGAGACCATCCAGTCGGGCACCATCCGCCTCGACGGACAGCCGCTGCCCGAGGAGGGCAAGGCCCTGGCCCGGCTCCGCGCCGAAGTCGGCATGGTCTTCCAGTCGTTCAACCTCTTCGCGCACAAGACCGTGCTGCAGAACGTCTCCCTGGCCCAGACGAAGGTCAGGGGCCGCAAGAAGGACGAGGCGGACCAGCGCTCCCGCGAGCTCCTGGAGCGGGTCGGGCTCGCCGCGCACGCGCAGAAGTACCCCGCGCAGCTCTCCGGCGGCCAGCAGCAGCGCGTGGCCATCGCCCGCGCGCTCGCCATGGACCCCAAGGTCATGCTCTTCGACGAGCCGACGTCGGCCCTCGACCCCGAGATGATCAACGAGGTCCTCGAAGTCATGCAGTCGCTCGCGCGCGAGGGCATGACGATGGTCGTCGTCACCCACGAGATGGGCTTCGCCCGCTCGGCCGCCAACCGCGTGGTCTTCATGGCCGACGGCCGGATCGTCGAGGACCGGGCCCCCGAGGACTTCTTCACCCACCCGGAGAGCGACCGCGCCAAGGACTTCCTCTCCAAGATCCTCAAGCACTGACGGGGGGATGAGTCCCATGCGTACGACACGTCTGCTCGGGCTGCTCACGGCCCTGTCGCTCACCGCGCTCGCCACCGCCGCCTGCGGCAAGGAGGGCAGCCCCCCGACCAAGGGCCCCGCCGCCGGGAAGCTGCCCGTCTACCGGGTCGCCGAGGGCTTCGAGCTGCCCGGGTCCGGCACCTGGCGCAAGGCGAGGAGCCGCGGCCACTTCGTCGTCGGAGCCAAGGAGGACCAGCCCTACCTCGGTGAGAAGGACCCCGCGACCGGCCGCTACTCGGGCTTCGACATCGAGATCGCCAAGATGGTCTCGGCCTCGCTCGGCCTGGACCCGAAGCGCGTCTCCTTCAAGACCATCGCCTCCGCGAACCGCGAGACCGCCCTGCAGAACGGGCAGATCGACTACTACGTAGGCACCTACACCATCAACGACAACCGCAAGAAGCTCGTCGGCTTCGGCGGCCCCTACTACATGGCGGGCCAGGGCCTGCTCGTGCGCCACGACGAGGAGGACATCAAGGGCCCGAAGGACCTCGACGGCAAGCGCGTGTGCTCGGCCGCGGGCTCCACCCCGTACCAGCGCATCCAGAAGGACTACCCGAAGGCCACGCTCGTCGCGTACGACACGTACTCGGTGTGCGTCGACAACCTGCTGACGTACCAGGTCGACGCGGTCACCACCGACGACGCGATCCTCATCGGCTACGCGGCCAAGGTCCCCGACGAGCTGAAGGTGGTCGGCAAGCCCTTCTCCGAGGAGCCCTACGGCATCGGCGTCCCCCGGGGCGACACCACGCTGCGGTTCGCCATCGACGACGCCCTCGCCGCCCGCGAACGCGACGGCGACTGGAAGAAGGCGTACGACGCGACCCTCGGCCTGTCCGGGGTGCCCGCGCCGAAGCCGCCCGCCATCGACCGCTACCCGGCGAGCTGAGGAGGCGTCGTGGACGTACTGACGGACAACTTCTCCACCTACGGCGAGGGCTTCCTCGGCACGG harbors:
- a CDS encoding SGNH/GDSL hydrolase family protein, whose protein sequence is MRRRVWGTAAVVLALLGIPAPAGAAGAAPHGSGPLPLERLFDNRAISDDARPGDADFDGSGASLSAPDLAAAGWTPGRVLGVEGAHLVRPDTRAGEPDNVRADGQWVRLRGRGDALAFLVAGTGGDARGSGTVRYRDGSRSAYRLTAPDWRTGPLATKSVALPHVNAPDGQRAEKARLYVVTVPLARGREVASVRLPRDPGAADLHVFALSVRSLATGWTGTWSASTAGYAPVGPWADRTVRLVVHTSAGGPRVRIRLDNTFAGAPVRVGSASVAVRDAGARARGAPAALTFDGARGAEIPAGARVFSDPLRFAVPAGADLLVSFHLPGTVTATPVHSQALQTSYVSEPGDHAADGAGASYTSTVGVWPLLTGVDVAGGAGSVVLLGDSITDGVGSTPDTNRRWPDVLARRLLEEPGAPRRGVLNQGVSANRVVGDRYPGDGVSTDTGGVSALHRLDRDVLAQTSARTVVVFQGINDLRAQAPAAEVLGGLREIAARARARGLRVVAATLVPCAGEARCTAAVDAERAAVNAALRRDGAGFDAVLDFDAALRDPALPSRLLPEYDSGDHLHPGDAGLAALARAVPLEVLRG
- a CDS encoding DUF3093 domain-containing protein — encoded protein: MHLYDERLTVPVAWWFLVVLGGGLFAGLLLPFGPVAAAVGLLLVVAVFGPLVHRYGSARIVVTPGTLVAGGRAIPVDELGPTEILDAGEAFEWRTRKANAYAHLLLRSYVPTALRVELRGPHHTVPYLYLSTRRPMNLATILAFTRR
- a CDS encoding DUF6278 family protein, whose product is MNIPFLDKWRKRHADGAGLKLAAAFEADPEGVAELLSECELLRSQAARAGLELDDTPASLAALDQLTPRWREDPETLPWFGNDAGLYLGTVIVRTVPGAVWHVLPGGTPVVRLVSGRELQVVAAGLDWAVQGTPELSQMYAETSET
- a CDS encoding amino acid ABC transporter ATP-binding protein — protein: MAVDPLIELRDVNKYYGELHVLQDIDLTVGKGEVVVVIGPSGSGKSTLCRTINRLETIQSGTIRLDGQPLPEEGKALARLRAEVGMVFQSFNLFAHKTVLQNVSLAQTKVRGRKKDEADQRSRELLERVGLAAHAQKYPAQLSGGQQQRVAIARALAMDPKVMLFDEPTSALDPEMINEVLEVMQSLAREGMTMVVVTHEMGFARSAANRVVFMADGRIVEDRAPEDFFTHPESDRAKDFLSKILKH
- a CDS encoding glutamate ABC transporter substrate-binding protein, whose protein sequence is MRTTRLLGLLTALSLTALATAACGKEGSPPTKGPAAGKLPVYRVAEGFELPGSGTWRKARSRGHFVVGAKEDQPYLGEKDPATGRYSGFDIEIAKMVSASLGLDPKRVSFKTIASANRETALQNGQIDYYVGTYTINDNRKKLVGFGGPYYMAGQGLLVRHDEEDIKGPKDLDGKRVCSAAGSTPYQRIQKDYPKATLVAYDTYSVCVDNLLTYQVDAVTTDDAILIGYAAKVPDELKVVGKPFSEEPYGIGVPRGDTTLRFAIDDALAARERDGDWKKAYDATLGLSGVPAPKPPAIDRYPAS